The nucleotide sequence AGGTTCTGCTCGCCAATGCCGGTATTCCATTCGACGCCGTTCCTGCCCGTATCGACGAACGTGCCGCGCAAGAGGATTCCGGGCTTTCGGCGCCAGGCGAGATTGCCGGTCTGCTGGCGCGCGAGAAGGCGCTGTTCGTATCGTCAAGAAACCCGGCACGCTATGTCGTTGGCGCCGATCAGACGCTGGCTCTGGGAAACCGCCTTTTCAGCAAGCCAGCCGGCCGCGCACAGGCCGCGGATCAATTGCGCCTGCTTGCCGGTGGAACGCACGAGCTGCATTCCGCCGTTGCAGTGGCGCGCGACGGCGAGGTAGTGTTTTCCGATGTTTCGGTTGCGCGCCTGACCATGCGCGCTCTCAGTGGGGCGGAGATCAGAGCGTATCTGGACGAGGCTGGCGAGGCTGTGACATCGAGCGTTGGAGCCTATCAGCTCGAGGCGCTCGGCATACATCTGTTCGATCACTTCGAAGGCGATCACTTCACGATCCTCGGCCTGCCGCTGCTGCCGCTGCTTGCATTCCTGCGCCGCGAGCAATTGCTGGGAATTTGAGATCACCCCGAAAGAGCAACAAACAACATGCGGATCCTTGGACTGACCGGCTCGATCGGGATGGGAAAATCCACCACCGCAAAACTGTTCACTGAGGCGGGCGTACCGGTTTACGACGCCGACGCCGCCGTCCACAAAATCTATGAAGGCGAGGCGGCGCCCGCGATCGAGGCGGCGTTTCCCGGCACGACCGCCGGCGGCAGGGTCGATCGCGCCAAACTGTCCGCCAAGGTGGTGCATGATCCCGCCGCCATCAAGCAGCTCGAGCAGATCGTCCATCCGATGCTCGGTGCTTCCCGCAAGAAATTCCTCGACGATGCCGAGGCATCCGGCGCACCAGTCGTGGTGATGGATATCCCGCTGCTGTTCGAAACCGGCGGTGAGAAACGTGTCGATGCCGTCGTCGTGGTCACGACCTCGCCGGAAAATCAGCGCAAGCGCATACTGGCGCGCGGCACCATGACATCAGAGGCGCTCGATGCCATTCTGGCGCGACAATTGCCCGATGCCGAAAAGCGCAAGCGCGCGGATTTCGTCGTGGATACGTCGCATGGATTGGACCCGGTGCGCGCAGCGATACGCGACATTCTGGCCGAGGTTGTTAAGATGCCGCAGCGGCGAGCGTGATTCGCCTTTAAAGCTCCGGTTCCTGAAATTCATGCGCGAAATCGTCCTCGATACCGAAACCACTGGCCTCGATGCGCTGCGCGGCGACCGGCTGGTCGAGATCGGCTGCATCGAAATCTTCAACCGCATGCCGACGGGACAGACGTTCCACCGCTACATCAATCCCGAGCGTGACATGCCGGCGGAAGCCTTTAATGTGCACGGCCTGTCCACCGAGTTCCTCGCCAGCAAGCCGCTATTCACCGAGGTAGTCGAGGAGTTCCTGGAATTCATCGGCGACGCGCCGCTGGTGATCCACAACGCCTCGTTCGACATCAGCTTCATCAATGCCGAGCTGGACCGTATCAAGCGGCTGCCGATCTCGCGCGAGCGGCTGGTGGATACGCTGCTGCTGGCCCGCCGCAAGCATCCGGGCGTGTCGAACCGGCTGGACGATCTCTGTTCGCGCTATGCGATCGACAATTCCCGCCGCACCAAGCACGGCGCGCTGCTCGATGCCGAGCTATTGGCCGAAGTCTATATTGACCTGATCGGGGCGCGGCAGTCGCAACTGATCCTGGCGTCGGAAACCCGCGTTACGATTGCCAGCGGCGTTGGTGAAACGCCGCGCCGGCAGCGCGAGGTGCCGCTGGTGCCGCGAATCACCGACGCGGACCGCGAGGCCCATCGCGCCTTCATCGCCACATTGGGCGACAAGCCGATCTGGAACGATTTTCTGTCGGCAGCGGTC is from Bradyrhizobium sp. AZCC 2176 and encodes:
- the dnaQ gene encoding DNA polymerase III subunit epsilon — protein: MREIVLDTETTGLDALRGDRLVEIGCIEIFNRMPTGQTFHRYINPERDMPAEAFNVHGLSTEFLASKPLFTEVVEEFLEFIGDAPLVIHNASFDISFINAELDRIKRLPISRERLVDTLLLARRKHPGVSNRLDDLCSRYAIDNSRRTKHGALLDAELLAEVYIDLIGARQSQLILASETRVTIASGVGETPRRQREVPLVPRITDADREAHRAFIATLGDKPIWNDFLSAAV
- a CDS encoding Maf family protein, with the protein product MNIWRGQYRLILASQSRARQVLLANAGIPFDAVPARIDERAAQEDSGLSAPGEIAGLLAREKALFVSSRNPARYVVGADQTLALGNRLFSKPAGRAQAADQLRLLAGGTHELHSAVAVARDGEVVFSDVSVARLTMRALSGAEIRAYLDEAGEAVTSSVGAYQLEALGIHLFDHFEGDHFTILGLPLLPLLAFLRREQLLGI
- the coaE gene encoding dephospho-CoA kinase (Dephospho-CoA kinase (CoaE) performs the final step in coenzyme A biosynthesis.), which translates into the protein MRILGLTGSIGMGKSTTAKLFTEAGVPVYDADAAVHKIYEGEAAPAIEAAFPGTTAGGRVDRAKLSAKVVHDPAAIKQLEQIVHPMLGASRKKFLDDAEASGAPVVVMDIPLLFETGGEKRVDAVVVVTTSPENQRKRILARGTMTSEALDAILARQLPDAEKRKRADFVVDTSHGLDPVRAAIRDILAEVVKMPQRRA